In Desulfomonile tiedjei DSM 6799, a genomic segment contains:
- a CDS encoding IS701 family transposase, giving the protein MKRSIPDPFGIDEIHFRACFSAPSFRIFVALVVGWVLTMGKHTISQVILTMRLHESKHFASIYRFLGKGRWETDFVSYFVFRMLVETLIAEGIEILVVIDDTLNKHTGKKICGAGWQHDGSLPKHTKQKGYGVCFVIIGLAIRLPGISDRMFCLPYAARLWWPPKAKFNPKSLPYKTKPELGLDLINLTHSWLQEGERLRIVFDLGYCCDTILKARPKNVHITGRLRKDAALFAVLEPAPFTVMGRPRKRGARLPSLETMFQDPNLGWNEIRVFCYGKQTKLLIHQFTALWYHSAGQQPLSIVLCHDPAGHHANMVFFDTDPQAAPQQIIERYAARFSIEMTNRETKNLLGAAEPQCRKETSVTRAPMFAYWAYCFVVLWFVGQFVTAKNLVADPAPWYCRKKSFTFSDMLAAARRSHFSLRIYSKASRINKFEKLNGPRSTRGLDHARIAKL; this is encoded by the coding sequence TTGAAGAGATCTATACCAGATCCGTTCGGGATTGACGAGATTCATTTCAGAGCGTGTTTCAGCGCACCGAGTTTCCGTATCTTCGTTGCGCTGGTGGTCGGTTGGGTGCTCACTATGGGCAAGCACACTATCAGCCAGGTGATTCTGACCATGAGACTCCATGAATCCAAGCACTTCGCCAGCATCTACCGATTCCTCGGCAAGGGACGATGGGAGACTGACTTTGTCTCCTATTTCGTCTTCAGAATGTTGGTAGAAACGCTGATTGCAGAAGGGATCGAGATCCTTGTGGTGATTGACGACACCTTGAACAAGCACACTGGCAAGAAGATCTGTGGCGCGGGCTGGCAGCATGATGGTTCACTCCCAAAGCATACTAAGCAAAAGGGGTATGGAGTGTGCTTTGTCATCATAGGACTGGCGATTCGCCTTCCCGGCATCAGCGATCGCATGTTTTGTCTGCCATACGCTGCCCGCCTTTGGTGGCCGCCAAAGGCCAAGTTTAATCCCAAGAGCCTGCCCTACAAGACAAAACCCGAACTTGGATTGGATCTTATAAATCTGACTCATTCATGGCTCCAAGAGGGAGAAAGACTGAGAATTGTGTTCGACCTGGGATACTGCTGCGATACCATCCTCAAAGCACGACCCAAGAATGTGCACATTACAGGGAGGCTGAGAAAGGATGCAGCTTTGTTCGCTGTGCTGGAACCTGCTCCATTTACAGTGATGGGCAGACCTCGCAAGAGAGGCGCTCGACTGCCCTCCCTGGAAACGATGTTCCAGGACCCCAATCTGGGGTGGAATGAGATTAGGGTCTTCTGCTATGGAAAACAAACTAAGCTCCTGATACATCAGTTCACGGCGCTATGGTATCATAGCGCAGGGCAACAGCCTCTTTCGATCGTGTTGTGCCATGACCCGGCCGGCCACCATGCCAATATGGTGTTTTTCGATACGGACCCTCAGGCTGCACCACAGCAGATTATCGAGCGCTACGCTGCACGCTTTAGCATTGAGATGACCAATCGAGAGACCAAGAACCTCCTGGGTGCGGCTGAACCTCAGTGTCGGAAAGAGACCTCGGTAACCCGTGCCCCTATGTTTGCTTACTGGGCCTACTGCTTTGTAGTGCTTTGGTTCGTTGGGCAATTCGTCACTGCAAAGAACCTCGTTGCCGACCCGGCTCCCTGGTACTGCCGGAAAAAGTCGTTCACCTTTTCAGACATGCTGGCAGCAGCTCGAAGGAGTCATTTCTCGCTGAGAATTTATTCGAAAGCCAGCCGAATCAATAAGTTCGAAAAACTCAACGGCCCGCGCTCCACGCGCGGACTCGACCATGCAAGAATCGCGAAACTATAG
- a CDS encoding ankyrin repeat domain-containing protein: protein MPMTMGKRIIRIVLISVAVALVVGLTPGFNGWLIPDFNRSVAKIVLRAPETVVRCVLAVVAFVDIRNDKGQNITHLAALSRRTELVQALLEAGADVNAKDASGRTALHFAAGHGNSHMVKVLLQSGADVNAKDAQGTTPLHWAMRPWDDYIIKRLLENGADINAKDKKGRSPLHLLILSGDVLLVKGLLEMGADVNVKDATRSSPLLSAAGKGDFEMMKLLLAHGADPNVKDRQRLTPLMLALKSGNHIQLIAIVKLFLDAHAELNSRDQDGITALAYALKNGDTAVADLLKAHGARE, encoded by the coding sequence ATGCCGATGACAATGGGCAAGCGAATCATCAGAATTGTGTTAATATCAGTTGCTGTGGCGCTAGTTGTGGGTCTGACACCAGGCTTCAACGGATGGCTTATTCCAGATTTCAACAGATCTGTGGCAAAGATTGTCCTTCGCGCTCCCGAGACAGTAGTGAGATGTGTTCTTGCGGTAGTAGCCTTTGTCGATATTAGAAACGACAAAGGTCAAAATATCACTCACTTGGCTGCTCTCAGTAGGCGCACAGAACTCGTCCAAGCTCTTCTCGAAGCGGGAGCCGACGTCAATGCCAAAGACGCGTCGGGAAGAACCGCCTTACACTTCGCAGCAGGCCACGGCAATTCGCACATGGTAAAAGTGCTCCTACAATCCGGGGCCGATGTCAATGCCAAAGATGCGCAAGGAACCACTCCCTTGCATTGGGCGATGCGTCCGTGGGACGATTATATTATAAAACGCTTGTTAGAGAACGGTGCCGACATTAATGCTAAAGACAAAAAGGGTAGAAGTCCTTTGCATTTGTTAATTTTAAGCGGAGATGTCCTACTCGTGAAGGGGCTCTTAGAAATGGGAGCAGACGTTAACGTAAAGGACGCAACGAGATCGTCCCCTCTGCTCAGTGCGGCCGGCAAAGGTGATTTCGAAATGATGAAATTACTGCTTGCGCATGGAGCGGACCCCAATGTGAAAGATCGGCAACGTCTTACCCCACTAATGTTGGCACTGAAAAGCGGAAATCATATCCAACTTATCGCAATCGTTAAGCTGTTCTTGGATGCTCACGCAGAGCTAAACTCAAGAGATCAGGATGGCATAACGGCCCTGGCGTACGCACTGAAAAATGGCGATACTGCGGTAGCAGATCTTCTGAAAGCTCATGGAGCTCGGGAATAG
- a CDS encoding serpin family protein produces the protein MSDSKQSVFSPIANVSRIAFKTDEIKRETMNALEDCKWLAKSVNQFGLKMYPKLIRGDENLIFSPLSIFLSLATAFEGARGQSKDEIGKLLAIGQVAAPLHVMLADLTYQLRHSIPEEHGALSLANGVWIHEFPDHIIHPTFEKVIADFYRATVVTADFRSSPAQVAGQMNDWIKEMTRGKITDLISADRLRREQTVISILNAFYFKNMWLWPFETGRTKDEDFVCSGGSRIKVRMMHSSQRFRYMEEQDLQGLELPYQGWETSMMVFLPRKADGLQEMEKSLTPETLGLWISKFSQLPDVDVSFPKFGFKSRYGLLPTLKEMGMNISFGPGADFSGMLEKKRPESPSISLFITSMLHETRIDLNERGTEAAAATALSISASAPKPERKIFRADHPFMFVIRHNRTGCILLMGRVTNPLAN, from the coding sequence AGCAAAATCAGTCAATCAATTCGGCCTGAAAATGTACCCCAAGCTCATACGCGGAGACGAGAACCTCATATTTTCGCCCTTGAGCATATTCTTATCTCTCGCGACGGCATTTGAGGGTGCACGGGGTCAAAGCAAGGATGAGATCGGCAAACTCCTCGCAATAGGCCAAGTAGCAGCGCCTTTACATGTAATGCTCGCCGACCTGACCTATCAGCTAAGGCATTCGATTCCTGAGGAACATGGTGCTCTGTCCCTCGCCAATGGTGTCTGGATACACGAATTTCCAGATCATATTATTCATCCGACCTTTGAAAAAGTCATCGCCGATTTCTACCGCGCAACGGTTGTGACTGCCGATTTTCGAAGTTCGCCAGCCCAAGTGGCAGGACAGATGAATGATTGGATTAAGGAGATGACGCGAGGGAAAATCACTGATCTCATATCGGCTGATCGATTGCGTAGAGAGCAGACCGTGATCTCGATCCTAAACGCTTTCTATTTCAAGAACATGTGGCTTTGGCCATTTGAAACGGGAAGAACTAAAGACGAGGATTTCGTCTGCAGCGGAGGCTCACGTATAAAGGTTCGCATGATGCATTCGTCCCAGAGGTTCCGTTATATGGAAGAGCAAGACCTTCAAGGGCTTGAGCTACCCTATCAAGGCTGGGAAACGTCCATGATGGTCTTTCTCCCTCGTAAGGCTGACGGCCTCCAGGAAATGGAGAAATCGCTTACACCGGAGACCCTGGGACTATGGATTAGCAAGTTTTCTCAGTTGCCCGACGTGGATGTGTCTTTCCCTAAATTTGGCTTTAAATCCCGATATGGGCTTCTACCTACGCTCAAAGAAATGGGTATGAATATATCGTTTGGTCCCGGAGCAGACTTCTCCGGCATGCTTGAAAAGAAAAGACCTGAGTCGCCGAGCATAAGTCTCTTCATTACCAGTATGCTTCATGAAACACGGATTGACTTGAACGAGAGAGGTACTGAAGCCGCTGCTGCAACGGCACTGAGCATAAGTGCGTCGGCACCGAAACCCGAACGCAAGATTTTTCGTGCTGACCATCCTTTCATGTTCGTCATACGGCACAACCGCACAGGTTGTATTCTCCTCATGGGGCGAGTGACCAATCCCTTGGCAAATTGA
- the larC gene encoding nickel insertion protein: MEKDGLLILVQVDHLSAEDLSWVMEALCIPGVRNRNLLPTITKKGRVGHLLLLDIDVRYEADISRFIVEVIGSYGYHRIESKHVFQPTSIEERELVIRNREKELSCRVRLKKRGGDESGFFAIESDDLYAIVKRIRDDLGCVVSPMGLRRKIEGAVVPAPSGAGVQVIQL; this comes from the coding sequence ATGGAAAAAGATGGCTTGCTCATTCTGGTGCAGGTAGACCACCTCAGTGCGGAGGATCTTTCGTGGGTGATGGAAGCGCTCTGCATTCCTGGTGTGCGCAATCGCAACCTCCTGCCGACCATCACCAAGAAGGGGCGCGTCGGCCACCTTCTGCTTCTGGACATCGATGTCAGATACGAGGCCGATATCTCGCGTTTCATTGTTGAGGTGATAGGAAGCTACGGATACCATCGGATAGAGAGCAAACACGTTTTCCAGCCAACTAGCATCGAAGAGAGAGAGCTTGTAATCAGAAACCGTGAGAAAGAGCTTTCTTGCAGGGTTCGTCTCAAGAAGCGAGGAGGAGACGAATCCGGGTTCTTCGCCATCGAGAGCGATGACCTCTATGCCATCGTGAAGCGCATCCGGGATGATCTAGGCTGCGTGGTTTCTCCCATGGGGCTCAGGCGCAAGATCGAAGGAGCAGTCGTTCCTGCTCCGTCAGGTGCTGGAGTTCAGGTTATACAGCTATAG
- a CDS encoding zeta toxin family protein has product MSKVPRLRMFAGPNGSGKSTIKSVIRPELLGVYINPDDIEDEFRLQGFLDLEAFGVSSTAEEVLSFFRRSELLERADLLAVTDSLRLEGGKLSFHQVEVNSYLASTTADFIRHELLKSGASFTFETVMSSPDKVSFLKKAQERGFRTYLYYVATEDPIINISRVRNRVRLGGHPVPEDKIVSRYGRSLSLLADAIRHTNRAYIFDNSRRQHIWLAEVTDGKVLEMKSDSMPVWFKRAVWDKLMPTEMR; this is encoded by the coding sequence ATGAGCAAAGTACCCCGCCTCCGAATGTTCGCCGGCCCCAATGGTTCGGGCAAGAGCACTATCAAATCGGTGATTCGCCCGGAACTGTTGGGCGTATATATCAACCCCGATGACATTGAGGATGAGTTTCGATTGCAGGGCTTTCTCGATCTGGAGGCCTTTGGGGTCTCCAGCACGGCAGAGGAAGTGTTGTCATTCTTTCGCCGCTCTGAATTACTGGAAAGAGCCGATTTGCTGGCTGTAACGGATTCCCTCCGCCTTGAAGGAGGGAAACTGAGCTTTCATCAGGTGGAGGTGAATTCTTACTTGGCCTCCACGACAGCGGACTTCATTCGTCACGAATTGCTGAAGAGTGGCGCATCTTTTACCTTCGAAACGGTCATGTCATCCCCAGACAAGGTGTCATTCCTGAAGAAAGCACAGGAAAGGGGCTTTCGGACGTATTTGTACTATGTGGCCACAGAAGATCCCATCATCAACATTTCACGCGTTCGAAACCGGGTAAGGCTCGGTGGACATCCTGTCCCCGAGGATAAAATCGTCTCTCGCTATGGTCGGTCCCTCAGTTTGCTTGCTGATGCCATTCGTCACACAAACCGGGCTTACATCTTCGACAACTCAAGGCGTCAGCACATCTGGCTGGCCGAGGTCACGGATGGGAAAGTCCTGGAGATGAAATCCGACAGCATGCCGGTATGGTTCAAAAGGGCCGTGTGGGACAAACTAATGCCAACTGAGATGAGGTAA
- a CDS encoding tyrosine-type recombinase/integrase has translation MESTALTLTHTIQHTVTHDHIVDVFLSGRTETTRRAYAADMVHFAGLLGVVDNNEAVHMFISCGPARGNAIALDYRNNTWRGNRRAPQLTRRLSTLRSLLKVARMIGLVNWELAVENVKHRSYRDTRGPRESGFRKLQMRAEQRTDAKGIRDHAILLLLHDLGLRRNEVCSLDLQDVNLEHSTISVLGKGNAQKTSLSLPKRTAEALRTWIKRKRERRRRKMCLSLFSIDVYS, from the coding sequence ATGGAGAGCACAGCACTTACTCTGACACATACCATACAGCACACCGTCACCCATGATCACATCGTGGATGTATTTCTCTCTGGCCGAACAGAGACGACGCGGCGAGCGTATGCGGCCGACATGGTTCACTTCGCCGGACTCCTCGGGGTAGTAGACAACAATGAGGCGGTACACATGTTTATTTCGTGCGGACCTGCTCGAGGCAATGCCATTGCTCTGGATTATCGAAACAACACGTGGAGAGGAAATCGCAGGGCGCCACAATTAACCCGGAGATTATCCACATTGCGCAGCTTATTGAAGGTTGCTAGGATGATAGGTCTTGTTAATTGGGAACTGGCCGTCGAGAATGTGAAGCATCGATCATACCGTGATACTCGCGGGCCTCGTGAATCTGGATTCCGGAAACTGCAGATGAGAGCAGAGCAACGCACCGATGCCAAGGGAATCAGAGATCACGCAATATTGCTTTTGCTCCACGATCTCGGATTGCGAAGGAATGAGGTTTGCTCACTCGACCTGCAGGACGTAAATCTTGAGCATTCCACCATATCAGTGCTCGGGAAGGGGAATGCTCAAAAGACCTCGTTGTCTTTACCGAAGCGGACAGCCGAAGCGTTGCGCACATGGATAAAAAGGAAAAGAGAACGTAGACGACGGAAGATGTGTCTCTCTCTTTTCTCTATAGACGTATATTCTTAA
- a CDS encoding nucleoside 2-deoxyribosyltransferase — protein MFTVYLASPLGFSPEWKSYRDKIKQRLTELGCTVLDPWEGPFHKAIAEASSIRDWPVRVATFKRIARQIGKANEDMIRSCDAIWGVLDGPELDSGTVSEIGFAAGLGKKCYGLRTDFRNSGDFDGVPINLQVLYWIEALGGRLFRRIENIFP, from the coding sequence ATGTTCACAGTCTATTTGGCATCTCCCCTTGGATTTTCTCCAGAATGGAAGTCATACAGGGACAAGATCAAGCAACGGTTGACTGAATTGGGCTGCACAGTTCTTGATCCTTGGGAGGGTCCTTTCCATAAGGCCATTGCGGAGGCGAGCTCCATACGAGATTGGCCAGTCCGTGTTGCCACCTTCAAGAGAATAGCTCGACAAATCGGGAAAGCGAACGAGGACATGATACGATCCTGTGACGCAATCTGGGGCGTACTGGATGGGCCAGAATTGGATTCAGGCACGGTGAGTGAAATTGGCTTTGCGGCCGGGCTGGGAAAGAAATGCTACGGATTGCGGACTGATTTCCGCAATAGTGGGGACTTTGATGGGGTTCCGATCAATTTGCAGGTTCTTTATTGGATCGAAGCCCTCGGTGGAAGGCTGTTCAGAAGGATTGAAAATATTTTCCCATAG